A stretch of the Pseudoalteromonas marina genome encodes the following:
- the coaD gene encoding pantetheine-phosphate adenylyltransferase, which translates to MNVTAIYPGTFDPLTNGHTDLIQRAAKMFDTVLVAVANNPSKQPCFNLEERVALANTILSHLDNVKVIGFSGLLADLARDHNAHVLIRGIRAVSDFDYEFQLANMNRRLNPDIESVFLTPAEKNSFISSTLVKEVARHHGDVSEFVDPIIVKALKEKVGCNTN; encoded by the coding sequence ATGAACGTTACTGCAATTTACCCCGGCACTTTTGATCCACTTACTAATGGGCATACAGACCTAATACAGCGTGCTGCCAAAATGTTTGACACTGTTTTGGTTGCTGTTGCTAATAACCCAAGTAAGCAGCCATGTTTTAACCTTGAAGAACGTGTGGCGCTAGCAAACACAATATTAAGCCACTTAGATAACGTAAAAGTCATTGGTTTTTCTGGATTACTGGCCGATTTAGCACGCGATCACAATGCACACGTACTTATTCGCGGTATAAGAGCGGTGTCTGACTTTGATTATGAATTTCAATTAGCAAACATGAATCGCCGCCTAAACCCCGATATTGAAAGTGTATTTTTAACACCTGCTGAAAAAAATTCTTTCATTTCATCTACTTTAGTTAAAGAAGTGGCTCGTCATCATGGCGATGTAAGCGAATTTGTAGACCCTATTATTGTAAAAGCACTCAAAGAAAAAGTAGGCTGCAATACTAATTAA
- the argC gene encoding N-acetyl-gamma-glutamyl-phosphate reductase gives MNVAIIGASGYSGAELASLVAKHPNLKLSGSYVSEGSLDKHKLLSDLYPEHLGLLDTPLLPLTKSAFDDINANADYVCLCTDHKVSVDLAPQFLAMGKKVFDLSGGYRLASNDDYVTYYGFEHKHPELLNESAYGLAEWNSNDIANANLVAVAGCYPTAALNALKPLQQAGLLSDDKIIINAVSGVTGAGRKASVGTHFCEVSLAPYGLFNHRHGPEIEQHLGHQVLFTPHLGNFARGILETIYVQLKPNVTSEQVAKAYSVLENEPLIRLLGSKIPSIKGVAKQPYVDIGWQQQGSQLIVMAAIDNLLKGAAGQALQCINLSMNLDHTTGLKGAF, from the coding sequence ATGAATGTAGCGATTATTGGCGCAAGTGGATACAGCGGCGCAGAACTAGCAAGCCTTGTGGCTAAACACCCAAATTTAAAACTGTCAGGTAGCTATGTATCTGAAGGAAGCTTAGATAAACACAAATTACTGAGTGATTTATATCCAGAGCACTTAGGTTTACTTGATACTCCTTTACTTCCTCTTACAAAGTCAGCGTTCGACGACATTAATGCGAATGCAGATTACGTATGCCTGTGTACCGACCATAAAGTAAGTGTAGATTTAGCCCCGCAATTTTTAGCGATGGGCAAAAAGGTGTTTGACCTATCGGGTGGTTATCGCCTTGCAAGCAATGATGATTACGTTACTTATTACGGCTTTGAACATAAGCACCCTGAGTTATTAAATGAATCGGCCTATGGTTTAGCTGAATGGAATAGCAACGACATTGCAAATGCAAATTTAGTGGCTGTTGCTGGCTGTTATCCTACTGCGGCGCTGAATGCGTTAAAGCCACTACAGCAAGCAGGTTTGTTAAGCGACGACAAAATTATTATTAATGCAGTGTCGGGTGTAACTGGTGCAGGGCGTAAAGCCAGTGTAGGTACTCACTTTTGTGAAGTGTCGCTAGCGCCATATGGTTTATTTAATCATCGCCACGGACCAGAAATAGAGCAACACCTTGGTCACCAGGTTTTATTTACACCTCATTTAGGTAACTTTGCTCGCGGTATTTTAGAAACCATTTACGTGCAACTAAAACCTAATGTTACAAGTGAGCAAGTGGCTAAGGCCTACAGCGTGCTTGAAAACGAGCCTTTAATCCGCTTGTTAGGTAGTAAGATCCCGTCAATTAAGGGAGTTGCAAAGCAGCCTTATGTTGATATTGGTTGGCAGCAGCAAGGCTCTCAGCTCATTGTTATGGCAGCCATCGATAATTTACTAAAAGGTGCTGCAGGGCAAGCTCTGCAGTGTATTAATTTATCAATGAATTTAGACCACACCACAGGCTTAAAAGGAGCGTTTTAA
- the argB gene encoding acetylglutamate kinase yields MAKKTWVIKLGGAVLNTENAARALFDVLSNQPSHNFVIVHGGGALVDTWLKEAGFVSAKHQGLRISPAEQMPHIVGALAGCANKQLMAQAIAAGHKPVGLSLYEAGVTASQKLKALCLVGKCESNNDSIINDLLNVGRLPIVSSIGFDEQGLWYNVNADEAAAAIANNLNAELIFMTDVEAVLDANKQPLHQLDTKHIETLIAEGVIVGGMEVKVKTSLHAALHLRRGVYISSWQKPENLTALLQGEHVGTKITP; encoded by the coding sequence ATGGCTAAAAAAACGTGGGTTATTAAGCTTGGCGGCGCTGTACTTAATACTGAAAATGCTGCTCGTGCGTTATTTGATGTGTTGTCTAATCAGCCAAGTCATAACTTTGTAATTGTGCATGGTGGCGGGGCATTAGTCGATACATGGTTAAAAGAAGCCGGTTTTGTTAGCGCTAAGCATCAAGGTCTACGTATTAGCCCGGCAGAACAAATGCCCCATATAGTTGGTGCACTTGCAGGCTGTGCAAACAAGCAGCTAATGGCTCAAGCTATTGCTGCTGGCCACAAACCTGTGGGTTTAAGCCTTTACGAAGCAGGCGTAACCGCATCGCAAAAGCTCAAAGCATTGTGCCTAGTAGGAAAATGCGAAAGTAACAATGACTCTATTATTAACGATTTACTAAACGTCGGGCGCTTACCAATTGTTAGCTCTATAGGTTTTGACGAGCAAGGGCTTTGGTACAACGTTAATGCAGACGAGGCAGCGGCAGCTATCGCCAATAATTTAAATGCAGAACTTATTTTTATGACTGATGTAGAGGCCGTACTTGACGCTAATAAGCAGCCATTACATCAATTAGATACAAAACACATTGAGACTTTAATTGCAGAGGGAGTAATTGTGGGCGGGATGGAGGTCAAAGTTAAGACCAGTCTTCACGCTGCCCTACACTTACGACGCGGTGTGTATATTTCCAGCTGGCAAAAGCCAGAAAATTTAACTGCTTTGCTGCAAGGCGAGCATGTCGGAACAAAGATTACACCATAG
- a CDS encoding argininosuccinate synthase: MSSIKKVVLAYSGGLDTSAIVPWLKENYGCEVIAFVADVGQGAEELEGVEEKAIASGASECYVVDLKDEMVSEYIYPTLKTGSIYEGTYLLGTSMARPIIAKAQVEIARKVGADALSHGCTGKGNDQVRFESCFAALAPDLKVIAPWREWDLSSRESLLDYLAERDIPCSASATKIYSRDANAWHISHEGGELEDPWCEPSDQVWTWTNSPEQAPDKAELVTLKVVEGEVVAVNGEELKPYDCLVKLNDIASPHGVGRVDIVENRLVGMKSRGCYETPGGTVIMAALQAIDELVLDKSSRKWKEVLGGEFSHLVYDGRWFTPLKDSILAGAEALSTLATGEVVLKLYKGQVTAVQKKSPNSLYSEDFATFGEDDVYDQSHAEGFIRLFSLSSRISALSKK, from the coding sequence ATGAGTTCAATTAAAAAAGTCGTTTTAGCCTATTCAGGTGGTCTAGATACATCGGCTATCGTGCCATGGTTAAAAGAAAATTACGGCTGTGAAGTAATCGCGTTTGTTGCCGATGTAGGTCAAGGCGCAGAAGAGCTTGAAGGCGTTGAAGAAAAAGCCATCGCATCAGGCGCATCAGAGTGTTACGTGGTTGACTTAAAAGATGAAATGGTAAGTGAATACATTTACCCAACGCTTAAAACAGGTTCTATTTATGAAGGTACTTACTTACTAGGTACCTCAATGGCGCGTCCAATCATTGCTAAAGCGCAAGTTGAAATTGCACGCAAAGTAGGTGCCGATGCGCTGTCGCATGGTTGTACGGGTAAAGGTAACGACCAAGTACGTTTTGAATCGTGTTTTGCAGCGCTTGCACCTGATTTAAAAGTCATTGCACCATGGCGAGAGTGGGACTTATCAAGCCGTGAATCACTATTAGATTACTTAGCCGAGCGTGATATTCCGTGCTCTGCCTCTGCAACAAAAATTTACAGCCGTGATGCAAACGCATGGCATATTTCGCACGAAGGCGGCGAGCTTGAAGATCCATGGTGTGAGCCTAGCGATCAAGTTTGGACTTGGACTAACTCTCCAGAGCAAGCACCCGATAAAGCCGAGCTAGTAACATTAAAAGTAGTTGAAGGTGAAGTGGTTGCCGTCAATGGCGAAGAGCTTAAACCTTATGATTGTTTAGTTAAATTAAACGACATTGCGTCACCGCATGGTGTTGGCCGTGTTGATATAGTGGAAAACCGTTTAGTAGGCATGAAATCGCGCGGCTGTTACGAAACCCCAGGTGGTACGGTGATCATGGCTGCGCTTCAAGCAATAGACGAGCTAGTACTTGATAAATCAAGCCGTAAGTGGAAAGAAGTATTAGGCGGCGAATTTTCGCACCTAGTGTACGACGGTCGTTGGTTCACACCACTAAAAGACTCTATTTTAGCGGGCGCTGAGGCGTTATCTACATTAGCAACGGGTGAAGTGGTACTTAAGCTTTATAAAGGCCAAGTGACTGCGGTTCAGAAAAAATCACCTAACAGCCTATACAGCGAAGACTTTGCGACCTTTGGCGAAGATGATGTGTATGACCAATCACATGCTGAAGGTTTTATTCGTTTATTCTCGCTTTCAAGCAGAATTTCGGCGTTGTCTAAAAAGTAA
- the argH gene encoding argininosuccinate lyase produces MALWGGRFSTGPDEAFKQFNDSLPFDYQLAEQDIIGSVAWAGALEQVNVLSNDEHKELVSALYELLEEVKADPTAVATSGAEDIHSHVEAALIEKVGDLAKKLHTGRSRNDQVATDFRLWCRDTADHILKAIAQLKAEFVALAERELGTILPGYTHLQRAQPVLFSHWCMAYVEMLERDESRLQDAKARMNYCPLGSGALAGTAYPIDRQTLAQGLGFTGATKNSLDGVSDRDFVVELLSCASISMIHLSRMSEDLIFYNSGEAGFIELADNVTSGSSLMPQKKNPDALELIRGKTGRVFGAFSAMMMTLKALPLAYNKDMQEDKEGIFDAMPTWLACIHMAQACIKGVKVKGERTLAAAKGGHANATELADYLVAKGVPFREGHHIVGVLVQLAISEDKTLEELSLEQYKSVNDVFEDDVYPVLEIDACIKARQAVGGTSIEQVTSAIKAAKKKQQITVRDANLDDVESIAKLIQHWATVGENLPRAKSDMVHSINEFAVTEIDGKVSGCASLYIYDTGLAEIRSLGIDPQSAVTGQGRQLVDHLLIKAKKLALNRVIVLTRVPDFFEKQDFAFCSKDSLPEKVMKDCELCLRKENCDEVAMEYILKPSNKAAIPCKFVA; encoded by the coding sequence ATGGCATTATGGGGCGGACGTTTTTCTACGGGTCCAGACGAGGCGTTTAAACAATTTAACGACTCTCTTCCATTTGACTACCAACTAGCAGAGCAAGATATTATTGGCTCTGTTGCATGGGCTGGCGCACTTGAACAAGTTAACGTGCTATCAAACGATGAGCACAAAGAATTAGTATCGGCATTATACGAGTTACTCGAAGAGGTAAAAGCAGACCCAACCGCTGTAGCTACCTCAGGTGCTGAAGATATTCATTCGCATGTTGAAGCGGCTCTAATTGAGAAAGTGGGTGACCTAGCTAAAAAGTTACACACAGGTCGCAGTCGAAATGACCAAGTAGCCACCGATTTCAGATTATGGTGCCGTGATACTGCCGATCATATTTTAAAAGCCATTGCGCAATTAAAAGCTGAATTTGTTGCGTTGGCTGAACGCGAACTAGGTACTATTTTACCTGGTTATACCCATTTGCAACGTGCACAACCCGTACTATTTAGCCACTGGTGTATGGCGTATGTTGAAATGCTAGAACGCGACGAAAGCCGTTTGCAGGACGCTAAAGCCCGTATGAACTATTGCCCGCTAGGCAGTGGCGCATTGGCTGGCACTGCTTACCCAATTGACCGCCAAACACTTGCACAAGGCTTAGGCTTTACAGGGGCGACAAAAAATAGCCTTGATGGCGTTTCAGACCGTGACTTTGTTGTTGAGCTATTAAGTTGTGCGTCTATTTCAATGATTCACTTATCGCGTATGTCTGAAGATTTAATTTTTTATAACTCAGGTGAAGCGGGCTTTATTGAACTTGCCGACAATGTTACGTCTGGCTCGTCCTTAATGCCGCAAAAAAAGAACCCAGATGCACTTGAGCTTATCCGTGGTAAAACAGGTCGTGTATTTGGTGCCTTTAGCGCCATGATGATGACCCTTAAAGCACTCCCTCTTGCTTACAATAAAGATATGCAAGAAGACAAAGAAGGCATTTTTGATGCGATGCCAACATGGCTTGCGTGTATTCATATGGCACAAGCGTGTATTAAAGGCGTAAAAGTAAAAGGTGAGCGTACATTGGCTGCGGCAAAAGGCGGCCATGCAAATGCAACCGAGCTGGCTGATTACTTAGTTGCTAAGGGGGTACCTTTCAGAGAGGGGCATCATATTGTAGGTGTGTTGGTACAGCTTGCAATAAGTGAAGATAAAACCCTTGAGGAGCTCTCACTTGAACAATATAAATCAGTAAATGATGTGTTTGAAGACGATGTTTATCCGGTACTTGAAATAGACGCCTGTATTAAAGCGCGTCAAGCAGTTGGCGGCACCTCCATTGAGCAAGTCACTAGCGCAATTAAAGCAGCCAAAAAAAAACAGCAGATAACGGTTCGTGATGCTAACCTAGACGACGTTGAATCAATTGCAAAACTTATTCAACACTGGGCAACAGTCGGCGAAAACTTGCCGCGTGCTAAAAGCGACATGGTGCATTCGATTAATGAATTTGCTGTAACCGAAATAGACGGCAAGGTGTCGGGCTGTGCATCGCTGTATATATACGATACAGGCCTAGCAGAAATACGCTCTTTGGGTATTGATCCGCAAAGTGCGGTAACTGGGCAAGGGCGGCAATTAGTTGACCATTTACTAATAAAAGCCAAAAAATTGGCACTTAATCGCGTAATTGTACTTACTCGCGTGCCAGACTTTTTTGAAAAACAAGATTTTGCTTTTTGCAGTAAAGACAGCCTGCCAGAAAAAGTAATGAAAGATTGTGAATTGTGCCTTCGTAAAGAAAACTGCGACGAAGTAGCAATGGAATACATTTTAAAGCCAAGTAATAAAGCGGCGATCCCGTGTAAATTCGTGGCTTAA
- a CDS encoding ornithine carbamoyltransferase, with amino-acid sequence MLENFLTGLELDQQGALNLLNLARDLKAKPEKYSQVLAGKSVVTLFEKQSLRTRLSFDIGINRLGGHAVYLDQQNGAMGARESVKDFALNISTWADGIVARVNQHSTLTTLGEYSSVPVINSLCDLYHPCQALADFLTLQEVHGDVSELKVAYLGEGNNVTHSLMLLAATLGTDFVAVTPKGSSPDSQILKKAEQIAAMNGASVMVSDRVEAAVGANVVYADTWVSMGDDTPLEQVKEKYMPYQLNQALLDQTGATTVLHCQPAHREFEITSEVMDGPASKIIQQAENRMHAQNALLVTLLNPNFVKEHL; translated from the coding sequence ATGTTAGAGAATTTTTTAACGGGTCTAGAATTAGACCAACAAGGCGCACTTAATTTATTAAACCTCGCGCGTGATTTAAAGGCAAAGCCAGAAAAATACAGCCAAGTACTTGCGGGCAAGTCAGTTGTTACGCTATTTGAAAAACAGAGCTTACGCACACGTTTATCGTTTGATATTGGCATTAATCGTTTAGGTGGTCATGCGGTTTATTTAGATCAGCAAAATGGCGCAATGGGCGCACGTGAATCTGTAAAAGATTTTGCACTAAATATTTCAACGTGGGCTGACGGTATTGTAGCGCGTGTAAACCAGCACAGCACGTTAACCACATTAGGTGAGTACTCTTCTGTTCCTGTGATTAATAGCTTGTGTGACTTGTATCATCCGTGCCAAGCATTGGCAGACTTTTTAACGCTTCAAGAAGTACATGGCGATGTGAGTGAGCTTAAAGTAGCTTACCTAGGCGAGGGCAATAATGTAACTCATTCACTTATGCTATTAGCGGCAACGCTTGGTACTGATTTTGTAGCAGTAACGCCTAAAGGCAGTTCGCCTGATTCGCAAATTCTTAAAAAAGCAGAGCAAATAGCAGCTATGAATGGCGCATCAGTAATGGTGAGCGACCGTGTAGAAGCGGCGGTTGGCGCAAACGTTGTTTACGCCGATACATGGGTGTCTATGGGCGATGATACGCCTCTTGAGCAAGTTAAAGAAAAATATATGCCTTATCAGTTAAACCAAGCATTGCTAGATCAAACAGGGGCGACTACGGTATTACATTGCCAACCGGCACACCGTGAGTTTGAAATTACCTCTGAGGTAATGGATGGCCCAGCATCAAAAATTATTCAACAAGCAGAAAATCGCATGCATGCGCAAAATGCTCTGCTAGTTACATTACTAAATCCAAATTTTGTTAAGGAACACCTATGA
- the argE gene encoding acetylornithine deacetylase yields MSLPSFISMYQQLIAAPSISAIEDSECMSNKSVIELLAHWCETLGFTCEIIELEGKKGRYNLLAKRGTGDGGLMLAGHTDTVPFDDSRWNHDPFKLTELDNKLYGLGSIDMKGFFAFVLQAISEIDEKQQTQPILILATADEETTMAGAQQICKHPNLKPARCIIGEPTDMTPVFTHKGHMSTAIRVVGRSGHSSDPERGLNAIEVMHKVISKLLILKEQLKNKYSLNHFEIPYPTLNLGNIHGGDNANRICGCCEMHIDMRPLPGLSVQELQALLLDATKDINEQYPNSVSVIDLHDPIPAFTGRTDSALVQLAEKVAGQKAIAVNYCTEAPFIQQLGCETIVMGPGSINQAHQPDEFLAMEKIKPSQHIISNIIKTCCF; encoded by the coding sequence ATGTCTTTGCCTTCGTTTATTTCTATGTACCAGCAATTAATTGCAGCCCCGTCTATCAGTGCAATTGAAGACAGCGAATGCATGAGTAATAAAAGCGTTATCGAGTTACTTGCCCACTGGTGTGAAACGCTCGGTTTTACTTGTGAAATAATAGAACTGGAAGGCAAAAAAGGGCGTTATAACTTATTAGCAAAACGAGGCACCGGGGATGGTGGTTTAATGCTTGCTGGGCATACCGACACAGTGCCGTTTGATGACAGCCGCTGGAATCATGATCCGTTTAAATTAACAGAACTCGACAACAAACTGTATGGGCTAGGTAGTATTGATATGAAAGGATTTTTTGCTTTCGTATTACAAGCTATAAGCGAAATAGATGAAAAACAACAAACACAGCCAATTTTAATACTTGCCACTGCAGATGAAGAAACCACCATGGCAGGCGCACAGCAAATTTGCAAACATCCTAACTTAAAGCCGGCACGCTGTATTATTGGCGAACCCACTGATATGACTCCGGTATTTACACATAAAGGCCATATGAGTACAGCTATAAGGGTCGTAGGACGCTCAGGGCACAGCTCAGATCCCGAACGTGGTCTAAACGCCATTGAAGTTATGCATAAAGTGATTTCAAAATTACTGATCTTAAAAGAGCAATTAAAGAATAAGTATTCACTAAATCACTTTGAAATACCTTATCCTACTTTAAATTTGGGTAATATTCATGGTGGTGACAACGCAAATAGAATATGTGGGTGTTGTGAAATGCATATTGATATGCGCCCATTGCCAGGGTTGAGCGTACAAGAGCTACAAGCTCTGCTGCTAGATGCAACAAAAGACATAAACGAGCAATACCCAAACTCAGTAAGTGTTATTGACCTACATGACCCAATACCAGCATTTACTGGCAGAACCGACAGCGCGCTAGTTCAACTAGCTGAAAAGGTAGCGGGCCAAAAAGCCATTGCAGTTAATTACTGCACAGAAGCACCTTTTATTCAGCAACTGGGTTGTGAAACCATAGTTATGGGACCAGGTTCTATTAATCAGGCGCATCAGCCTGACGAATTTTTAGCAATGGAAAAAATAAAGCCTTCACAGCACATCATTAGCAATATTATAAAAACCTGTTGCTTTTAG